A window of the Acanthochromis polyacanthus isolate Apoly-LR-REF ecotype Palm Island chromosome 10, KAUST_Apoly_ChrSc, whole genome shotgun sequence genome harbors these coding sequences:
- the simc1 gene encoding uncharacterized protein simc1, which yields MEDVITLSSDDSDVEIVDCYNKVAADPLPLSAVRIDVDAINVRIPPHYIDLSDPRWAPPQLKPCKRQNASGVAVVDLTESSADGAEQETENLPPDDYQYQKEGINIDLISNKQDSNLQKSSSRDCSVSAPQQDCGKLKPKRRRVNFQTQQQKESSEVDAPNHTPAVKLTRLPFLETHVMELEKSKCSVQLTEDCTQMSLCFKQQNNNVERPECTSDLRTTIASDASHMEFSFSESPEVVKCLTGQQESSKASESIQLPDNEPQDLGSPTESLGSEKRNPGETLKEHSTHEGERESCSPTLSPSAERKAQQEGRCSNLEQLELKAESRQSCLPDKSSTVSRTSRLGSSELLEPDPLSHTSPTSHKPKSHVDPPSPSEHRSPEGTPEWQSDNETYREDIGNDSPVFLWQGESDGEDMKEESRSLDFRAVSSEDRLFVCPVTLRKLMAGQAQALMSEDDELFETSVVLCRQSLSLVYSTIDENYTEGTLQLLSDLLQPGYYPPKDITSHLLRGILLDPKCSYHLCVQAFNLLMRTQRHHMADKTTVPWDWELLTSVMSDQRHQCEVVRMLLEYVAQTLEDDFQAKSSASALHHSIAKATLSCDQQFPRVRDVIRWLFSAIMKSTELGESKETTRERNEQIRMVSVFQRMLSLALEVDRSPALNSAKLSQELFDMLISNMALRAHRMLLLESLQSKLLRCKLLEYLLDYSCPLKISLPMSLSLLLHFLKNCTLAPDPTDGDDRWQRWEELVHLLWMLLLSYNKAMKGYLCRSFPEQRGSVGTSVYKPDDMVWKPAVREAVEAFLSRSQADIGQALPLHVEESLTYLQDHLLDVCQC from the exons cATTATATCGACCTCTCAGATCCCCGATGGGCTCCTCCACAGCTGAAGCCGTGCAAAAGGCAAAATGCCTCTGGCGTGGCAGTGGTAGACTTGACAGAGAGCAGTGCAGATGGGGCAGAGCAGGAGACTGAGAATTTGCCACCAGATGATTATCAGTATCAAAAAGAAGGCATTAATATAGACCTAATTTCAAACAAGCAAGATTCTAACTTACAGAAAAGCTCTTCGCGAGACTGCAGTGTTTCTGCTCCACAGCAGGACTGTGGGAAACTAAAACCAAAGCGGAGACGTGTGAAttttcaaacacagcagcaaaagGAGAGCAGTGAAGTGGATGCCCCTAATCACACTCCAGCTGTGAAGTTGACACGATTGCCTTTTCTTGAAACTCATGTCATGGAACtggaaaaatctaaatgttCTGTTCAGTTAACTGAAGATTGCACACAAATGTCACTGTGCTTTAAACAGCAGAACAATAACGTTGAAAGACCAGAGTGCACGAGTGATTTACGGACAACTATTGCATCAGATGCTTCTCACATGGAGTTTTCATTTAGTGAGTCGCCTGAAGTGGTTAAATGTTTGACCGGACAACAAGAGAGCAGTAAGGCATCTGAAAGCATACAGTTACCAGATAATGAACCTCAAGACCTCGGGAGCCCTACTGAGTCTCTTGGCTCTGAGAAAAGAAACCCTGGTGAAACTTTGAAAGAGCACAGCACTCATgaaggtgagagagagagttgcTCCCCAACTTTGTCCCCTTCTGCTGAGCGCAAAGCACAACAAGAAGGCCGCTGCTCCAACCTCGAGCAACTGGAATTGAAAGCAGAATCTAGACAAAGCTGTCTCCCTGATAAGTCGTCGACAGTCTCCCGCACCAGCAGACTCGGCTCTTCTGAGCTTTTGGAGCCTGATCCTCTCTCCCATACAAGTCCTACATCTCATAAACCAAAGAGCCACGTCGACCCACCGTCACCCTCTGAACATAGATCACCTGAAGGAACGCCTGAATGGCAGTCGGACAATGAAACATACAGGGAGGATATAGGAAATGACAGCCCCGTGTTCCTTTGGCAAGGGGAAAGTGATGGAGAAGACATGAAAGAAGAGAGCAGGAGCTTGGACTTCAGGGCAGTCAGTAGTGAGGACAGGCTTTTTGTGTGCCCGGTTACACTCAGGAAATTGATGGCTGGTCAAGCTCAAGCCCTG aTGAGTGAGGATGATGAACTTTTTGAAACCTCAGTGGTGTTATGCCGCCAGAGCCTTAGCCTGGTTTACAGCACTATTGACGAGAACTACACAGAAGGCACTTTGCAGCTGCTGTCTGACCTACTACAGCCAGGTTACTATCCCCCCAAAGACATCACATCCCATCTGCTCCGTGGCATTCTGCTCGACCCAAAGTGTTCCTACCACCTCTGCGTGCAGGCCTTTAATCTGCTGATGAGGACACAGAG ACACCATATGGCTGATAAAACCACAGTTCCATGGGATTGGGAGTTACTGACCTCAGTCATGTCCGATCAG AGGCATCAGTGTGAGGTTGTGCGCATGCTCCTAGAATACGTCGCGCAGACATTGGAGGATGACTTTCAGGCCAAAAGTAGTGCATCTGCTCTTCACCACTCCATCGCAAAGGCAACACTGTCATGTGACCAGCAGTTCCCTCGAGTCAG GGACGTCATCAGGTGGCTGTTTTCTGCCATTATGAAATCAACAGAGCTTGGAGAGAGTAAAGAAACAACCAGAGAGAGGAATGAGCAAATTAG AATGGTGTCCGTCTTCCAAAGGATGCTGTCTTTAGCTCTGGAGGTGGATCGTTCTCCCGCTCTAAACTCCGCCAAGCTGTCCCAGGAGCTCTTCGATATGCTCATCAGCAATATGGCTCTACGAGCACACAG GATGTTATTGCTGGAGAGCCTACAGAGCAAGCTGCTGAGATGTAAGCTGTTGGAATATCTGCTGGACTACTCATGCCCACTGAAAATCTCCCTGCCCATGTCGCTCAGTCTGCTGCTTCACTTTCTGAAGAACTGCACTTTGGCCCCAGACCCGACG gaTGGCGATGACAGGTGGCAGAGGTGGGAGGAGCTGGTCCATCTTCTCTGGATGTTGTTGCTCAGCTATAACAAAGCGATGAAAG GCTACTTGTGCAGGTCATTCCCTGAGCAAAGAGGCAGTGTTGGCACATCAGTCTACAAGCCAGACGACATGGTGTGGAAGCCCGCTGTTCGTGAAGCTGTGGAGGCCTTCTTGTCCAGATCCCAGGCTGACATCGGCCAAGCCTTACCTCTTCATGTGGAAGAGTCCCTAACTTATCTACAGGATCACCTGCTGGATGTTTGTCAGTGTTGA